The nucleotide window AATTTCAAGACCTTATACAACGCATTCTCCTATATTGGGGCCAGTACCCTTGCTTGGAGCTATGATATATTTTAGACCATAGCTCTTTATATTACGTCTTTTTCCTGTTACATAAACCTAATGCAAAATATAGTACCTAATCAGATTAAACCTAATGAAGAAACTACTATCATCGTCGGTATGAGCGGTGGAGTGGATAGTTCCGTATGTGCGGCCGTGCTTAAAGAGCAAGGCTACAATGTAATTGGAATGTTCATGAAAAATTGGGAAGAGGAAGATGAAAATGGTGTTTGCATGGCATCTAAAGAATATGATGATGTAATCAAAGTTTGCGAAAAATTAGATATTCCATACTATAGTGTCGAGTTCGTTAAAGAGTATAAAGACAATGTTTTTAAACATTTCTTAGATGAATACGCTGCTGGCTTTACTCCAAATCCAGATATTCTATGTAATAGAGAAATCAAGTTTAAAGTCTTCTTAGACAAAGCACTTGAGTTAGGTGCTGATTATTTAGCAACAGGACACTATTGCCAGAATATTTTAGTCGACGGCAAAAGAAGACTGGTAAAAGGTAATGATCCTGGCAAAGATCAGACATATTTTCTCTATACAATGCAAGAGCAGAAATTAGACAAGGTCGTTTTTCCAATTGGACATCTTCCTAAGTCTGAAGTTAGGTCACTCGCTGAAAAATTTGATCTAGCAACGAAGAACAAAAAAGATTCAACTGGTATATGTTTTATTGGTGAGAGGAATTTTAAAAATTTTCTTTCTCAATATATTCAGCTTACTCCTGGAAATTTTGAAGGCCTTGATGGAACGGTTGTTGGCGAGCACTCAGGTGCAGCGTACTACACAATTGGACAAAGAAAGGGACTAGGTCTTGGTGGACCTGGTGAGCCTTGGTTTGTCGTAGGTAAAGATATTGAACGTAATGTTGTGATCGTTGAAAGAGGTGAGAATCATCCAGCTCTTTTCTGTGATGAGCTGTGGGCCAATGAAATTTCTTGGGTCGCTCCAAATTTTGATTTTGAACTACCTCTAAAATGTAGAGCGAAAGTACGCTATAGACAAAAAGATCAAGAGTGTACCATTGAGAGTATTGATGGAGATTTAATTCACGTTACTTTTAAAGAGTCACAAAGGGCCGTTACTCTTAGGCAGTCTATTGTGTTCTATATAACAATAGACGAACAAAATATTTGTCTTGGAGGCGCTATGATCTCTAAGGCCGGTCAGACTCATTACGAAAAGCAAGCTAATCTCTAAATTCCTTGCTAAGCCCTAGTGCCTTAAATGTTTTTCTTCCAACTTCTGTTGAATGCAATAATCCATCAAATGTATCAGTTAGACTCTTAGGCCCCACTGTAACCATCATTACTGGAGTTGAAGTATGAGTTGCTGTG belongs to Halobacteriovorax sp. HLS and includes:
- the mnmA gene encoding tRNA 2-thiouridine(34) synthase MnmA — translated: MQNIVPNQIKPNEETTIIVGMSGGVDSSVCAAVLKEQGYNVIGMFMKNWEEEDENGVCMASKEYDDVIKVCEKLDIPYYSVEFVKEYKDNVFKHFLDEYAAGFTPNPDILCNREIKFKVFLDKALELGADYLATGHYCQNILVDGKRRLVKGNDPGKDQTYFLYTMQEQKLDKVVFPIGHLPKSEVRSLAEKFDLATKNKKDSTGICFIGERNFKNFLSQYIQLTPGNFEGLDGTVVGEHSGAAYYTIGQRKGLGLGGPGEPWFVVGKDIERNVVIVERGENHPALFCDELWANEISWVAPNFDFELPLKCRAKVRYRQKDQECTIESIDGDLIHVTFKESQRAVTLRQSIVFYITIDEQNICLGGAMISKAGQTHYEKQANL